A segment of the Bacteriovorax sp. PP10 genome:
TGTGCTACAACTCATGTTACAAAGAATCTTTTAAGATCTCTCATGAGAGAGCAAAGTCATGGGGTTTTATTAAGGCCTGTGGTGAAGTGTGTGATGGTGCTAATACGGCCTTAAAAGCATCGATTAAAAACAGCGATGTCGTTCAAAATAAAAAGCCAAATGTCGTTGATACAAAAAGACAGGCAAAAGAAATGCAAGAGATCGAAGACATGATCTATCAGGCACCAGCTAAAAAAGTTCAGGGTAAATAATTATTTTAATTTAAGGGCCATGAGTACGTCATCGATTCGATGATGACCTACACGCAGGCGATCTTCTAAAACAGCAAGTTCAACAAAGCCTGCATTGGTATATAACTTTCTAGCGGGAGTGTTGTGAGCGAATACAGATAAATCTATCCATAGTAATGAATCTTCCGACTTTGCCCAATTGATGGCGTAGTCCAGAAGTTGTTTTCCCAGGCCTTGGCCTCGAAGAGGAGCTTCAAGTCCCATACCTAATTGAGCACGGTGAAGTGTTCCGTGAAAAAGATTTTTTAAGTTAAGAGTCCCAAGGATTTCTCCGTCAGCTTCAATGACAAAAACTCTTTGCCATCCTTCTTCAGTAATATCTTTGGAAAAACTAACCAGCTTATTGTTTCGCATTTCTTCTGCATCCCATGGATGCCCTGGAAGAAACGGGTGAGCGAGAGTCCCATTAAAACCGGGCTCGTCTTTATGACGGACATCGTGATCCACGATGTCCGGTATATCCCCAAGCTCTGCGATTCTAATTTCGATTTTCATTCTAGAAGTAATCCTTTCTGAAAAGGATTTCTTTTCTCTCAGGTCCAAATGCTAAAATCCCAACAGGAATCCCAAGGAAAGTTTCAATTTCCAAGATGTATGCATTTAGTTCTGGAGATAAGTCTTTAGCAGTCTTATTTGTGAAATCATCTTTGAAAGGCTTAAGTGTTTTATAAACAGGCTCAGCTTTGTAAAGATCGATACCAGGATAAGCTACATCAATTGTTTTACCTTCGTATTTGTACGCTACACACACTTTCAATTCATCAACAGCACATAGGATGTCTAGTTTTGTAAGCGCGATAGAAGTCAGGTTAGAAGCTTTTACAGAGTACTTAAGAAGTGGAAGGTCAATCCATCCACAACGACGTTTTCTTCCAGTTGTTGCTCCGAACTCTTTTCCGATCGTCTGAATTTGTTCTCCGACAGCATCGAATAATTCAGTAGGGAAAGGTCCTTCTCCAACTCTTGTTGTGTAGGCCTTAGTGATCCCTAAAACTTCTTGAACTGATGATTCTGGGATTCCTGCACCAGTATAAACTCCTCCAAGAGCAGTTGATGAGCTGGTAACGAATGGATAAGTTCCGTAATCGATATCAAGAAGAATCCCTTGAGCACCTTCGAAAAGAATTTTTTTGCCAGCGATAACTGCTTGATCCAGATAAGAGAATGTATCGCACACAAATGGTCTTACATTTTTTCCAAGTTCAAATAGTCTTTGTGCTTCTTCATCAACAGATGGGAAAGCGATGTCGTAACGATGACGGAAAAGGATTTCTTTTTCTTCAAGGTTGCGAGCTAGTTTAATTTTCAGAGAAGGAAGATCGAATAAGTCTTTCATCTTGATCGCGCGACGAGCGATTTTATCTTCGTACGCAGGGCCAATACCTTTTCCAGTTGTTCCGATTTTTACAGCACCTTGAGACTCGCGAGCGGCGTCTAAAAGTTTGTTGTAGCTCGTGATGACTGTGACGTTCTCAGAGATTTTTAAATTCTCTGATGTCACCTTAATTCCAGCGTCAGCAACTGTGACTAATTCTTTTTGGAAAGCTTCTGGTTCAAACACTACACCGTGTCCGATAACAGAAACGCTGTGTTTGTGAAGAATCCCAGAAGGGATTAAGTGAAGAACGATTTTACGTCCATCTACAATAATGGTGTGACCGGCGTTGTTTCCACCTTGGTATCTTACTACCACGTCACATTTTTCGCTTAGAAGATCGGTAATTTTTCCTTTACCTTCATCACCCCATTGGGCACCAATAATTGCTAATGTTTTCATTATTTTCCCTTAACTTCGTTTAGAAGGTTTTTGTTCATGAAAAATTCGTTGATCTGATGAACTGCCATTTCTCCAACTCTGAATTGTGCTTCTTCAGTTGAAGCTCCAACGTGTGGAGACATGATTAGGTTCGATAATTCTTTTAGTTTTGAATCAGCTGGAAGTGGCTCAACAGCAAATACGTCGAATCCTGCAGCTCTGATTTTTTTGTCTTTTAAAGTTGTGTATAGAGCTTCTTCATCAACGATTCCACCGCGAGCAGCATTGATT
Coding sequences within it:
- a CDS encoding GNAT family N-acetyltransferase — its product is MKIEIRIAELGDIPDIVDHDVRHKDEPGFNGTLAHPFLPGHPWDAEEMRNNKLVSFSKDITEEGWQRVFVIEADGEILGTLNLKNLFHGTLHRAQLGMGLEAPLRGQGLGKQLLDYAINWAKSEDSLLWIDLSVFAHNTPARKLYTNAGFVELAVLEDRLRVGHHRIDDVLMALKLK
- a CDS encoding adenylosuccinate synthase, with protein sequence MKTLAIIGAQWGDEGKGKITDLLSEKCDVVVRYQGGNNAGHTIIVDGRKIVLHLIPSGILHKHSVSVIGHGVVFEPEAFQKELVTVADAGIKVTSENLKISENVTVITSYNKLLDAARESQGAVKIGTTGKGIGPAYEDKIARRAIKMKDLFDLPSLKIKLARNLEEKEILFRHRYDIAFPSVDEEAQRLFELGKNVRPFVCDTFSYLDQAVIAGKKILFEGAQGILLDIDYGTYPFVTSSSTALGGVYTGAGIPESSVQEVLGITKAYTTRVGEGPFPTELFDAVGEQIQTIGKEFGATTGRKRRCGWIDLPLLKYSVKASNLTSIALTKLDILCAVDELKVCVAYKYEGKTIDVAYPGIDLYKAEPVYKTLKPFKDDFTNKTAKDLSPELNAYILEIETFLGIPVGILAFGPERKEILFRKDYF